The Halobacillus ihumii genomic sequence AAAATAGAAAGATAAATTATTTTTTGAAAGAGGGAACGGAATATGCTCAATACTAAAGTCAAAAAATTAGACCTTTCCACACAAACCCAAGTGATGGGCATCCTTAATATTACGCCAGACTCCTTTTCTGACGGTGGAAAATTTAATGAAATAGACAGGGCGGTAACACATGCCTTGGAAATGGAACAGCAAGGTGCCCAGATCATTGACGTCGGGGGTGAATCGACCAGACCCGGACATGCGCCTGTTACAGAAGCAGAAGAGATCACACGAGTTGTGCCTGTAATAACAGCGTTACGCGAAAAGCTCTCTATACCGATTTCCATTGATACGTATAAGGCTGAGGTGGCAAAACACGCGGTAGAAGCAGGGGCTTCCATAATAAATGACGTCTGGGGAGCTAAGCATGAACCTGCGATTGCACAAGTGGCGGCGGATTATGAGGTGCCGATTATCCTGATGCATAATCGCAAGGATAAAAACTATGATTCGCTGATCGAGGATATGAAGACGGATCTGAAGGAAAGTATTGATATTGCGAAACGGGCAGGTGTCAAAGAAGAAAATATTATTTTAGATCCGGGGGTTGGTTTTCCTAAAAGTCCTGATGATAACTTGGTGGTGATGAGACACTTAGATGAGTTTGTTGCCTTAGGTTACCCAGTCTTATTAGGAACCTCCCGAAAATCGTTCATCGGGTTAACCCTTGACCTCCCTGAAAATAAGCGGATGGAAGGTACAGGAGCAACGGTTTGCTTCGGCGTGTCGCAAGGAGTTCACATTGTACGTGTGCATGATGTGGAACCTATCATAAGAATGACGAGAATGATGGACGCTATGATGGGAAAGGAGCAGTATAATGGATAAAATCTACTTAAACGGAATGGAATTCTGGGGCTACCACGGCCTCTTCCCTGAAGAAAATAAACTCGGACAACGTTTCTATGTTGATCTTGAAATGGAGTTGGATTTAAAGCCAGCTGCTGCGCAAGATGATATGAACCAGTCTATAAATTATGGCCAAATTTATGAAGTTACGAAATCGGCGGTAGAAGGAGAAGCGGCGAAACTTGTAGAAACAGTGGCAGAACGACTTGCTCAAAAATTATTACAATCCTTTTCGTTGCTTGAGGCATGCCGGGTCAAAGTAACTAAGCCTGACCCGCCTATTCCCGGACATTATAAATCTGTCGCTATCGATATCTATAGGAGCCGACGAGATGACTAAAGCCTATATTGCACTTGGGTCTAATATTTCTCCGCGTAAGCAATATCTAACAGAGGCTATTGATATGCTTGATAAGCATGAAGAGATCATATTAGCTAAACAGTCAAAAATTTATCAAACGGCCCCCGTTGGATATACCGAACAGAATGATTTTTTGAATATGGTCATAGAGGTAGATACGGTCTTACAGCCGTTGCAACTGCTTGATTATTGTCAGACGATTGAACAGAATTTAGGCAGAAGACGAATCATAAAGTGGGGTCCGCGCACCATAGATCTTGACATTTTATTGTATAATGATGAAAATATGAAAGCAGAGCGACTTACGATTCCGCATCCTTATATGCACGAACGAGCATTTGTGATTGTGCCGTTGGCAGAAGTGAATCCGGAGGCCAACCTGCCTACATTAATGAAAACAGCAAAAGAGGTACTTCAACAGCTTCCTGACGAAGACGTGAAGACTATTCAGCCGTTGTAACTTTTGCAACTGTATCTATACCGTACAGCCAAATACTTCGAAACAGGTGAGCTTGCAGAGGAGCTTTCACTTAAAGGGAAAATTGATGTACGTATGCTTCACCTAAAAATGAGAAAGTGTCGGTACTCGAAATCCAGGAAGCATGTCCCGTGGTATTTGGAAGTCCTAAGGCGGAGGGACGGGTCCGCAACCGTACCAGGCAAAAATCAAGGACACAATGCTAAACATTCTGAATGACCTTGAAGAAAGTATGAAGGTCTCATAGTGCTTTCTTCGTTGACACAAAACAAGGTCTTTTCTATACTAAATCATAGTTGCAACACTGCCAGGGCCCTTCTGGCAGTTTTTATTATTGAGCCGGAGTCAGGGTAAATGATGTTAGGAATGGAGTGATGAAAATGTCAGAAGAACTCAATGACCAAATGCGGGTGCGCAGAGAAAAATTGAGTACGTATAAAGAGCAAGGACTGGATCCGTTTGGAACTAAATTTGAAAGAACAGCCCTCGCCGAAAATTTAAAAGCAGATTACGATAAATTTTCTAAAGAGGAACTTGAAGATAAACAAGCCCCTGCTACTATCGCTGGACGAATTATGACGAAGCGCGGAAAGGGAAAAGTCGGCTTTACTCATATTCAAGACCTTAGCGGGCAGATCCAGCTTTATGTCCGTAAAGATAGTATAGGGGACGAAGCATATGATGTGTTTAAAACAGCAGATATTGGTGATATTGTCGGTGTCTCTGGTGTCATGTTCAAGACAAACGTAGGAGAACTCTCTGTTAAGGCTGACGAGTTTCAGATTTTAACAAAATCACTGCGGCCTTTACCTGAGAAATTCCATGGTTTAAAAGATGTAGAACAGCGCTATCGCCAGCGTTATTTAGATCTTATTACGAACCCGGACAGCCGGGATACGTTTGTGACACGAAGTAAGATCATTCAGTCTATGCGTAGATATTTAGATGCCTTAGGCTTCCTAGAGGTAGAGACCCCAATGATGCATGGTATTCCTGGAGGAGCATCAGCACGTCCGTTCGAAACTCACCATAACGCACTTGACATGCCTCTCTATATGAGAATTGCTATCGAACTTCACCTGAAAAGATTAATCGTAGGCGGTATGGAGAAGGTTTATGAGATTGGAAGGGTGTTCCGGAATGAAGGAGTCTCTACTCGTCATAACCCTGAATTCACCATGATTGAATTGTACGAGGCCTATGCAGACTACCACGATATCATGAGTTTAACTGAAAATTTAGTTGCTCATATCGCAGAGGAAGTATTGGGATCAAAATCGGTCACATATGAGGATGTGGAAATCAATTTAGAACCCGAATGGACTCGGCTTCATATGGTGGATGCTGTGAAAGAATACACAGATGTGGATTTCTGGCAGCAGATGAGTGATGAAGAAGCCAAAGCCTTGGCCAAGGAGCATGGTGTGGAAATTCAGGATACGATGACGTTTGGCCATATCGTAAATGAATTTTTTGAACAAAAGGTTGAGGAGAAACTTATTCAGCCTACCTTCATTTTCGGGCATCCTATTGAGATTTCTCCACTTGCTAAAAAGAATCCCGAGGACGAGCGTTTCACGGACCGTTTTGAATTATTCATAGTAGGGCGCGAACACGCGAATGCATTCTCTGAGTTGAATGACCCGATTGATCAACGTCAACGCTTTGAAGCTCAACTCAAAGAAAGGGAAGAAGGAAATGACGAAGCGCATATGATGGATGAAGACTTCCTGGAATCGTTAGAATATGGTATGCCTCCTACAGGTGGTCTAGGAATCGGAATTGACCGTCTTGTTATGTTATTAACGAACTCTCCGTCAATCCGGGATGTATTACTGTTCCCTCAAATGAGAAATCGCGAATCTTAACTTCAGCTACTTCCCTCGACTGTTGTCGAGGGCTAATTTTTGGCTGGATCTGTCAGAAAATACTTTTATTTTATTTAGCACTTGATTTGATCATATAATCATGGTAAATTATTAAACGTCGCATTAAGCGAATGTAACTTTTTTCGCTTCTTGCAGAAAAAGATCTTGTTAGAAAGTTGTTGACTTAACTTACTAACCATGATATATTAGTTAGGTCGCTGTTTTGAAGCGGCACTCACCATTTTGATCTTTGAAAACTGAACGAACCAACCAGTACGTCAACATATTCTTTCTATTATATAGAAGGAATTCAAACAAGCACATTCGGTGTGCAAATGAGCAAGTCAAACTTACTTTTATGGAGAGTTTGATCCTGGCTCAGGACGAACGCTGGCGGCGTGCCTAATACATGCAAGTCGAGCGCAGGAAGCAGGCAGATCCCCTTCGGGGGTAATGCCTGTGGAATGAGCGGCGGACGGGTGAGTAACACGTGGGCAACCTGCCTGTAAGATCGGAATAACTCCGGGAAACCGGGGCTAATGCCGGGTAATCCTTTTTTTCGCATGAGAGAGAGGTAAAAGATGGCCTTTGGCTATCACTTACAGATGGGCCCGCGGCGCATTAGCTAGTTGGTGAGGTAATAGCTCACCAAGGCGACGATGCGTAGCCGACCTGAGAGGGTGATCGGCCACACTGGGACTGAGACACGGCCCAGACTCCTACGGGAGGCAGCAGTAGGGAATCTTCCGCAATGGACGAAAGTCTGACGGAGCAACGCCGCGTGAACGATGAAGGTCTTCGGATCGTAAAGTTCTGTTGTTAGGGAAGAACAAGTACCGTGCGAATAGAGCGGTACCTTGACGGTACCTAACGAGGAAGCCCCGGCTAACTACGTGCCAGCAGCCGCGGTAATACGTAGGGGGCAAGCGTTGTCCGGAATTATTGGGCGTAAAGCGCGCGCAGGCGGTTTCTTAAGTCTGATGTGAAAGCCCACGGCTCAACCGTGGAGGGTCATTGGAAACTGGGGAACTTGAGGACAGAAGAGGAGAGTGGAATT encodes the following:
- the folK gene encoding 2-amino-4-hydroxy-6-hydroxymethyldihydropteridine diphosphokinase, whose protein sequence is MTKAYIALGSNISPRKQYLTEAIDMLDKHEEIILAKQSKIYQTAPVGYTEQNDFLNMVIEVDTVLQPLQLLDYCQTIEQNLGRRRIIKWGPRTIDLDILLYNDENMKAERLTIPHPYMHERAFVIVPLAEVNPEANLPTLMKTAKEVLQQLPDEDVKTIQPL
- the folP gene encoding dihydropteroate synthase; translated protein: MLNTKVKKLDLSTQTQVMGILNITPDSFSDGGKFNEIDRAVTHALEMEQQGAQIIDVGGESTRPGHAPVTEAEEITRVVPVITALREKLSIPISIDTYKAEVAKHAVEAGASIINDVWGAKHEPAIAQVAADYEVPIILMHNRKDKNYDSLIEDMKTDLKESIDIAKRAGVKEENIILDPGVGFPKSPDDNLVVMRHLDEFVALGYPVLLGTSRKSFIGLTLDLPENKRMEGTGATVCFGVSQGVHIVRVHDVEPIIRMTRMMDAMMGKEQYNG
- the lysS gene encoding lysine--tRNA ligase, with amino-acid sequence MSEELNDQMRVRREKLSTYKEQGLDPFGTKFERTALAENLKADYDKFSKEELEDKQAPATIAGRIMTKRGKGKVGFTHIQDLSGQIQLYVRKDSIGDEAYDVFKTADIGDIVGVSGVMFKTNVGELSVKADEFQILTKSLRPLPEKFHGLKDVEQRYRQRYLDLITNPDSRDTFVTRSKIIQSMRRYLDALGFLEVETPMMHGIPGGASARPFETHHNALDMPLYMRIAIELHLKRLIVGGMEKVYEIGRVFRNEGVSTRHNPEFTMIELYEAYADYHDIMSLTENLVAHIAEEVLGSKSVTYEDVEINLEPEWTRLHMVDAVKEYTDVDFWQQMSDEEAKALAKEHGVEIQDTMTFGHIVNEFFEQKVEEKLIQPTFIFGHPIEISPLAKKNPEDERFTDRFELFIVGREHANAFSELNDPIDQRQRFEAQLKEREEGNDEAHMMDEDFLESLEYGMPPTGGLGIGIDRLVMLLTNSPSIRDVLLFPQMRNRES
- the folB gene encoding dihydroneopterin aldolase, coding for MDKIYLNGMEFWGYHGLFPEENKLGQRFYVDLEMELDLKPAAAQDDMNQSINYGQIYEVTKSAVEGEAAKLVETVAERLAQKLLQSFSLLEACRVKVTKPDPPIPGHYKSVAIDIYRSRRDD